In Antechinus flavipes isolate AdamAnt ecotype Samford, QLD, Australia chromosome 6, AdamAnt_v2, whole genome shotgun sequence, the sequence TGGAAGCGTATTtccttaacctgagctgatgacatttatcggTATTTGACACTGTCTGCtggattaagcctgaaggcctgactttgtttcctagaaatcaggaggtttccgggaaacagaaaccttccactGCCATCTCCCCGAATAGCCACAAGCAGTGAgccgcctccccctccccttctcagtgCTCTCTCACTGGGGATGTGATCTCTTGTGTAAGAGCTGGGTATCTTTCCTACTTCTTTAGGCCTCCTCCCCCGAgctctctctttcttatctcgcgatgggacggctcatcctccggaggttttcaataaacaacttttctgcttctactgagggatctctgagtagtcattttgggtagggGTCTTCCCCAGCCCTCACACCACCGActgacctccccctccccctccatctGAGTTGACTGCAGGTGGTCTGCGCCGGCCGCTGGGCAGGCTCTCCCCGGTTTGTCGTTGGTGGGGTGCGGCCGGACACCTTAGACAAGGAAGGGCCGCCATCAGCCCTGCCTCGGAGGGCGCAGCCTCCTTCCTGGAGACTCTTCCAGCGCCCACATGGGGGTCACTCTTTGTCCACCTAGGGGAGAGGCGCCGGGTGTGAGGAAGGCGCCCCCCTTGCCCCCCCCGCACAAGCCTTGgcaggagccaagatggtgggaGGCCAGAAAGGGACCGCGCCGAGCTCCGAGTCCCCGGGCAGGGCGGGAGCCCCCGTGAGCCTTGGGGCGGGAGCCCCCTGTCCGGGCCTTGGGGCGGGAGCCCCCATCAGGGCCTTGGGGTGGGAGCCCCTGTGAGCCTTGGGGCTGGAGCCCCCGTGAGCCTTGGGGCGGGAGCCCCCATGAGCCCTGGGGCGGGAGCCCCCGTGAGCCTTGGGGCGGGAGCCCCCATCAGGGCCTTGGGGAGGGAGCCCCCGTCAGGGCCTTGGGGCCGGAGCCCCCTGTCCGGGCCTTGGGGCGGGAGCCCCTGTGAGCCTTGGGGCTGGAGCCCCCGTGAGCCTTGGGGCGGGAGCCCCCGTGAGCCTTGGGGCGGGAGCCCCCATCAGGGCCTTGGGGAGGGAGCCGCCATCCAGGCCTTGGGGCGGGAGCCCCCATCAGGGCCTTGGGGTGGGAGCCCCTGTGAGCCTTGGGGCTGGAGCCCCCGTGAGCCTTGGGGCGGGAGCCCCCGTGAGCCTTGGGGCGGGAGCCCCCATCAGGGCCTTGGGGAGGGAGCCGCCATCCAGGCCTTGGGGCGGGAGCCCCCATCAGGGCCTTGGGGTGGGAGCCCCTGTGAGCCTTGGGGCTGGAGCCCCCGTGAGCCCTGGGGCAGGAGCCCCCGTGAGCCTTGGGGCGGGAGCCCCCATCAGGGCCTTGGGGAGGGAGCCCCCGTCAGGGCCTTGGGGCCGGAGCCCCCTGTCCGGGCCTTGGGGCGGGAGCCCCCGTGAGCCTTGGGGCGGGAGCCCCCATCAGGGCCTTGGGGAGGGAGCCCCCGTCAGGGCCTTGGGGCCGGAGCCCCCTGTCAGGGCCTTGGGGTGGGAGCCCCTGTGAGCCTTGGGGCCGGAGCCCCCGTGAGCCTTGGGGCGGGAGCCCCCATCAGGGCCTTGGGGAGGGAGCCGCCATCCAGGCCTTGGGGCGGGAGCCCCCATCAGGGCCTTGGGGTGGGAGCCCCTGTGAGCCTTGGGGCTGGAGCCCCCGTGAGCCCTGGGGCGGGAGCCCCCGTGAGCCTTGGGGCGGGAGCCCCCATCAGGGCCTTGGGGAGGGAGCCCCCGTCAGGGCCTTGGGGCCGGAGCCCCCTGTCCGGGCCTTGGGGCGGGAGCCCCCGTGAGCCTTGGGGCGGGAGCCCCCATCAGGGCCTTGGGGAGGGAGCCCCCGTCAGGGCCTTGGGGCCGGAGCCCCCTGTCAGGGCCTTGGGGTGGGAGCCCCTGTGAGCCTTGGGGCTGGAGCCCCCGTGAGCCTTGGGGCGGGAGCCCCCATGAGCCCTGGGGCGGGAGCCCCCGTCAGGGCCTTGGGGAGGGAGCCGCCATCCAGGCCTTGGGGCGCCCGCCGAGGCCGCCCGGAGCTGCTCCCGTTTCTTTTCTGGAGACGACCGATGACTCCCGGGAGGTGTCTTGACTtgtgtgagttggatttaagtgaggctgaCTGGTTCATTTGGCTTCCCTCTGCCCGAGTCAGCAAACTCTGGGGGCGGCTCAGACAAAGCGCCTGGCAGGGCCCAGCCTGCAGCGGACGACCTGGGCCCCTCCGAGCTCCCTCCCTTCAAAGCGCCTCCGCGGGCGGTGGAACAAGTGGTTCTCACCCCCCTCCTGCGGGCCCGGGGTAGAGGCCCCCGCCCCCCGAGAGGCTCGAGGCCTGCCCGTTCCGGGCCCTGGTGCGGCCCGGCTGCCCGGGCGGCTTAGCGGGGTGTGGCTGCCAGGCCCGAGCTTCCGGAAGGCACAGGTGAGGGTGGGCACCGGAGGGGGACGAAGGGCCCTCCCCCGAGCTGCTCGtcctccctgcctcctcccaGAGCTTCCTCCTGAAGCAGCCTCTGGGCGGAAAGCCCCCGCTCCCCGGCCCACACTTCCTGGTTTGCAGTTGCTGAcggtcggggggggggggggggggggcccaaGCCTCGAGGCCAGTTTTACTGCTTCCTTCCAGGCCAGACCCTCAGGGGTCCGTGGGCGCCCAGAGGCCGGGGCCGCGTTTGCAGCCCCGAGCTCCCGGTCTCTGCAGGACGGTTCCTCTCCCGCCGAGGGGCCTTTCCCGTGCCCACAGTCACTGTGGGAAGCTCTCCCGGGAGGGGCTCCGGGTCACCGCTGTCCTCGGCCCAGCTGCAACCTCCGCCGGTGTCTCCGCGGTCGGGACCTTCTGCCCCTGGAGCTGAAGGCGTGGGGGCCCCTTCCCTGCTTTTGGTGCTTTCCACCCGAGCTCACAGTGGGCAGTATATAGTCATAGGCCCACTTTGGGGCCGGGGGGTGGGCCGGGGGATGGGGCGGGGGGTGGGCTGCCCTCGGCACGTGTGAATTCTCGCCCAGGTGAGCGCTCCCACTCCTGGTCCTTTGTCGGCCGTCTCCCCACGACTGGGGGAGCAAGATCGCTCCTGCCACGCGCGTTGGGCATCTTGTCCCTAAGCCTGGGAACCTCCGGCTCCTTGGGGGTCCCCGGTCGCCCTCACCCTCCTCCTGGTATCCCAGCAGATGTGGGTCATGTGACCTTCTGGACAAGACCCCTGTCTCCCCCGCTCTGAGTTTGCAGGGTGGCCGGTGCTGCTTTGGCTTTGCCCTCATCTGCAGTCGTGCCCGCTCTGCGCCAGGCCAGAGACCCCCAGGCTGCCTCCCAGATGGCCCCGGTACCTTGAGCTGGGGGTGGGGCCACGTGGGCGCTCTTGTTCAGCTCTGGCTGGTCCTCCCACGTTCCTCCCACCGAGTGCTGATGCTGGGGCCGGGGCGGCAGCATCTGGGGGAGACCAGGGTCCGGTGCCGTCCCACGGGCGCCCCTCAGTGACCCCGACATCAGCATCCCCCGCATGGACCATGCTGGGGGGCTCAGTGGGCTCCTCTCTCGGGGGTCTGTCCTCACcaccctgagcctcagtttcccctggtCCTGCCGGGGGGCTCTGGGCTGCGTGTCCATCAGGGCGCACATGACACTGAGGAGCTTCCTCTGTGACCACCAGGCCATCGGACCCCCTTTTCTGACTCAGGTGGACTCTGCTCCTGGGGCCACAAGCCCCCGCCTGGCCCTGACCTTCCGGTGCGGGCTCTGGGAGCAGGGCTCTCCCGGGGGGATGCCTTGGGGTCTGGCACAGGGCTGGTGGGCTGCACGATGGCGCCTCCTGTGGGGCCCCTCGGGGACATTCTCCAGCAGTTGCCTTCGTCATCTCCGTCTCCAGCAAGAGGACGGGCAGCAGGGAGGGCCCCAGTCTCGGGTATATCTGCCGGCCTCGAGCCCACAGGCTTTGGGCACTCTCAGTCCTCTCTCATTTCTGGACAGTGCCCTAAAGCTGCCAtcgttctttttaaaataaaatgctcgTTACGCTTTTATTTGCACACAGCCTCAGTCTCACCCTGTATCCATCCCTGGCTCCTGAAGGGCATCCCGTGtgataacaattttttaaaatgaagaaaaaaaggaaaagaatcaacaaaaacaatcacaccataaaaagaaagcaaggagaggaaaaaggaagaaaaaggaaaaagaaaggaaaggagggagggagggagggaatccCAGATCTCTTTCCTGGGTTACACCTTATTTTTCTGGCTCCGATGACTCCCCTTGGTCTCCCTTCCCGGAAGTTTTCCCGTTTCTCTGCCGCGTTCACATCTGGCGGTTTGTTCCGTCCTCCCCTAACTGACGATTCTCAGGGGGTTGGAAGGCTCGCCCCGGAGACAAGAACAACCTCGATAAGTATTGAGGCGGCTCACAAGTGAGCCGGTCGCGGCCACCAGGCCCGGGCCATCTCCTGCAGGTTCCGTCCCAAGCACGCGCAGGGTCCGAGCCCGCGGCTCTCCAGCCTTTTCACAGAATGACCTCTCTGGTCCACGTCACGCAGAGCGGGCGCTCCGGGCTGCCTCGGACGCTTTAGCAGCAGGAATAACATTCTTGTGCGGCCGGGAGGGACGGACAAGGGACGGGTGGTCAGGAAGCCCTGCGGACACACCCATGGCGGCCAGCCGCCCCACGGACCTGGAGAGGGCCTGGCCCGCGGGCGAGAACATTCCCCGATCACAGGGTAGGAGTTTTCAAGGTGCCCCTTGCGGACTAGGAAACATCCCGAAAACAAGTCCCGGGAAGCAGCGCAAAGGCTGCAGAACCTTCCCCCCGGAACCCCATCAGCCATCACAGTCCCCAAGGCCTGTCCCCcaaattctggagagcacttGTATAGCCCTGGGGAGAAGCCCAACGggctcccccttcctcccttcccactcGGGATTTGACCTTGGCCTTTACCGTGGCTGGAAGGAGTCTCTTCAGGAGAACTTCAGGTTTACAAACCCGATCCTCCCTCTGAGCTTAAGGAAATTAAAGCCCTACTCGAGGGCTGGGCATCTAAGGCCACCGCCAGGGCAAAGGTCAGTCCACAAGACTCCAATAGCGCCTGCAAAGCGCTCCCTGCGGCCATCTGCCTCTCCATTCTGCtttgttccttatttttatttctttcctatccAGGCCGGCGTCTCCCAATTATTCTTCTCGGGCCAGACAGAAATCTCGCTTTCAGGATTTCTAGAAGGAAAAGGAGCGGCCTGAGGCGGGCTCTCGGCCCTGAGGCTTCCCAGTGACCATCTGGTCTCTCCAGGTTCCTCATCCATGAGATGAGGGGGTTGGCCTGGATGATTGCTCAGACCTCGTCCAACCCCAAGTAAATGAACCTGAGAGTTCAAAGAGCCAGAAGATACCGCGGCAAACGAGGGGAAGGGGATGTTATTTGTGGAAGGGAGGGCGGATGCAGAAAAAACGGGGGGAGAATTTCTGAGCTGACACGGAACGGAGCAAGCAGGGTCAGAGAAGcagagaagaaggggaaacaTGGAGCCGCAGGAGCAGAGGGACCGGAGGCCTGGGGTGGGTCCCGGAGAAGCGGCGCCCACCGCGCAGGCGGAGCCCCCAGGGCGGACAGAGGGGTCCCCCATCTCCAGCCAGGGTCTGTATTGGGCGCTTTTCCTCCGCCCCCAAGGAAGGGTCCATCtgaggggtgggagggagacGCTCCGGAGCCAATAAAGCCTGTTTATTTTTAACCATTCAGAACAGAGAGCGCAAGTCCCTGGTTGGATCCAGGTGCGCCCAAGGGGGAGCGATGCTCTGTCTGGGACGGGAGCTCGAGCAGGACGGTCCAGGCCCTTTTCTTGGCCATTTCCTCTGGCGTGGCGGCCAGACGCAGCATTTGCCATCCCAAGGGAGGCCCTTAGAGGAAGCGGAGCCGCAGCCTTGGGGTCTCTCCCAGGGAAGTCGGGGATCCTGGAAGCCCAGAACCCTCCTTCCCCGCTTTGGCCCTCGCTGCCAGGCTGGAGGCCCCCGCTCACCCCCAGTTTGCAAATAATCTTCTTAATAACCCATAACATCACAAGGAGATTGGACTGAGAGAGGGAGTTCTCACAAGATCCCAAGTTCCAAGGATCCCGAAATTCCCCCCGTCCCTCGGGGAGGTCCCATGGGAAGACTCCTTGTTCTGGCTCGCTGAGAAGGGGCTCTGGATGGTCCGGACCTCGGGGACCAAGAGGAAGCGGACAGGGAGGGGCAGGGGGACCAGTCCCTGGGGCCAACTCTTCAGCTTTTCTGCCATTTTGAAGTTCATTAAGCCCTTTTCTCATAGAAatctgggagggagagagaggaaggatcgTCCAATCGAGGAGTGGTGGGGCCTGGTCCCCGGGGGCGGCCAGCAGCCTTGGGGGGGGACAACATCCTTGGGGGGGGCAGCAGCCTTGGGGGGGACAACATCCTTGGGGGGGGCAGCAGCCTTGGGGGGGGGGTCCGGAAGGGGCCGCCAGCCTCCATcctggggaaggaagaaggaaggaagtccTCCCCACTGGCAGCGGCCGAGGCGGGCCCTAGCGGGCCGTCAGTGTGTACTGGCCCTTGCGGTCCAGATTCCTGCCGTAATGGATGGTCAGCCagaggaaggaagtgaggaaCATCCCGTAAACCTGAAGGAGGCAGAGGGAGAGTTAGGGCTGGCCCTGCTGGGGCGTGGCCCTGCTCTGAGGCCAGACTACTTCAGAGGGGGCAGGGGCAGTGCCCGGGACCTCCGCTGCTCCCTATGTGGGATCTTCCTTGGGCAGGACCCTCTAAAGGAGATCCCTCCCCCCTCTCAGTTACCGTCCCCCGCCCCCCCGgggcctcagtctccccatctgtaaCACGCAGCCCTTGGATCCGATGGAGCTCCCGAAGCCCCACGCGGTTCCTTCTGGGACTTTGCAGCTCTCCTTGGTTCGGAGGGTCCCAGCCCGGCCGGGAGGGGGGCGGGGTCTTGTTCGCGGTCAGAGGGAAGACAGGCCGTCCCCAGCCCACCCAACCCTTCCCTAGGCTGAGGGATAGCGCAGGGGCTGAGCGGGTACCATGAAGGCCAGGGTGACGGCGAACAGGAGGCTGACCAAGCTCAGGTGCTCCCTCACAAAGCGGCTGATCTCCTGGAGGCAGCCCTGGAAGGCCCCATGGAGGCTGAGCTGAGGCCGACCGGCCCCCTGCCCACCCCCagggccccgccccctcccccacgcTGGGCCCCGCAGCTGCCTGAGAGCCCCTGGGGCTGCTCCAGAGCCTGGCGAGGGGGAGGCTCCCCCATGGGGCCGCGGTGTGCCAGGCACCGACTGGGCATTAGCTCATCACGCAGGGCAGAGGAGGGATGGGGAGGGGCAGCCGGGACGGGAAACGGGGCCAGAGGGGGAGGGGGCGGCAGcccgggggaggggagggggaagggccaGGAGGGGACAAGTTCCCCGCTGACAGTGACCCCCGTGGAAGTGGGCACGGGCAGGCGGAGGCCGCCCCTCCGAGGAGGCAGGGACCCCGGCAGAGGCGAGGGCCCTGTGGCAGCGTAGGCTGGAGCGGCTGGAGTCCGAGGCACTTCCAGCTCTGGGATTCTGGGCCCCTGGGCCCGGGGGCTGCCCGGCCCTGCCAGCTGAGGCCCATGGTCAAGAGATCTGGCTTACTCACTGCCCGGCCCCCAGGGGAGCCTCAGTCGCCCTCCCTGGGGCTGCCGGGCCCAGACCTGCCCCTCCGCACCCTCGGCCCTCTCCTACCGCTCTCTGCCGCACTGCCTTGCACAGGTCCTTCTCCTCCTGTCCCAGCCAGCTCAGAGGGGAGCTCTTTCCACAGCAGCCAAACTGAAAACGGCCCCGAGACCCCGTGAGGGCAGGTCCGGGAGGAGCCTCTGGGAGGAGCCTGCGGCCGCCCCCCACCATCCACCGGAGGCTCATCCGGGCCTAGGAGGATGCTGCAACTCTCCTCCCCCAGCATCAGGAGCTCCTCATTTCAGGGGGGGGCCTGGAGGCTCCCCTGGGCCTCAGAAGCGGACCAAGCCTTGCTGACACTCTCACTTGAGGAAAGTTCGCTTTCTGTTGTCCCAGAGCCCTCGGGGCCGGGGCTCACCGTGTCGTGGATGGCCGCCAGCTTCTGCCACCAGATGTCCGAGACATTCCGAGTTGCCTGTTCGTAAGCCAGGTCGTAGGTGTCAAGCATGGTGTTCTCCACCTGAGAACGAGACCCCGCCAGGAAGGCCGTGAGCATGGAGCCCCTTGGGCCCTGCTCTCTCCCCGCCTTCTCTTCCCAAGACTTCTCGCCATTACCCGTTCACCACCAAGAGCCTCGTCTGCCCCCAGTGCTCCACAATGGCTCCTTCCCATCATCCCCCTGCCCACCAAGAGCCTCGTCTGCCCCCAGTGCTCCACAGCAGCATCTCACCGGCCCCATGCCCATCATGCCCGTCACCAGCATTATAAGCACCTCGACCACCGGCCGAAGATCCGAAACAACGATCACATTTTATCAAGAAGTCGAGATCCGATGCTGTTTTGCAATTCATTCCATTCTGCCTCTCCCCCATTTTGTACaacccccgcccccccccccatttcatcCAGTTGGGAGCTTTATTTCCCTCTCTGAATTGTCAAAGTTCCCCCTCCCTCTAAATCActaatttaaaaaccaaatcaaCCTGTTATTTCTAGACCCCCGGCTGTCCTTGACCAATTAGAGGTCATTCTTCTGCCTCAATTAGAATTTCTATGGACGAGGAGGGAGGGGGCCTTCCCGAGTGCCTGTCAATCACATTGTCCCCCACCCCATGATGCTTCTGACTTTGCCTGGTTTCCCGGCTCTGAGGCTCCTTCCCGGTCTCGGATGAGCCCGTTTTTGACAAATTCGCGCTTTGCTAAGAAACTGATCACGTTCAGAACTTGTGCCCCGGTTGACACTAATTTCACTCTCGACAGCGTGAGGAAACTGGAAGCCCGGAGGGAGACGTTTCCAGAGCTCGTCCGGCTCTGTCCCCTCTCCTCGCCTGGATaagtcacacacacactgtccccacccccaccccttgtCTGGCCCACCCTCCTTTCACCTCCGGCCTACAAAATTCTCATTCTCGGAGACCCAGCTCGGGGGCTGCCTCCTCAGGGAAGCCCTCCCTGATTCCAGATGCCAGCGACCTGAGGCACTTGGGTgctgccatagtgcacagagcatgGGCTTTTgtcagaagacccgagttcaaatctggcccaaaCACTTGCCCACTGCGTGGCTCTGGCCAAGGGACTTAACCTCTCTAGGTGGTGCCTCTTTGGCATCTCAGTCCCAAGATCAC encodes:
- the LOC127539962 gene encoding uncharacterized protein LOC127539962 — encoded protein: MRKGLNELQNGRKAEELAPGTGPPAPPCPLPLGPRGPDHPEPLLSEPEQGVFPWDLPEGRGEFRDPWNLGSCENSLSQSNLLVMLWVIKKIICKLGVSGGLQPGSEGQSGEGGFWASRIPDFPGRDPKAAAPLPLRASLGMANAASGRHARGNGQEKGLDRPARAPVPDRASLPLGRTWIQPGTCALCSEWLKINRLYWLRSVSLPPLRWTLPWGRRKSAQYRPWLEMGDPSVRPGGSACAVGAASPGPTPGLRSLCSCGSMFPLLLCFSDPACSVPCQLRNSPPVFSASALPSTNNIPFPSFAAVSSGSLNSQVHLLGVGRGLSNHPGQPPHLMDEEPGETRWSLGSLRAESPPQAAPFPSRNPESEISVWPEKNNWETPAWIGKK
- the TSPAN32 gene encoding tetraspanin-32, yielding MGPRRRVRFAKCQLLATCFFILLLSLSMGALTALGRFGNRFVVLLAASPENGPSGPLHHLAFSLGIFLTSLLTLGVVLSILAVVREAKGLMAGGFLSFTLVFLVAVQVTFWRYREPSQVENTMLDTYDLAYEQATRNVSDIWWQKLAAIHDTFGCCGKSSPLSWLGQEEKDLCKAVRQRAGCLQEISRFVREHLSLVSLLFAVTLAFMVYGMFLTSFLWLTIHYGRNLDRKGQYTLTAR